The following DNA comes from Ricinus communis isolate WT05 ecotype wild-type chromosome 10, ASM1957865v1, whole genome shotgun sequence.
GTCATCAGgtatgcttttcttttcttcctttcttgattttcttgCAATGTCAGGAATTTCTCATATGTTTATCATAAAATTTCCTGAACCTTCCCTGGGTCTCTGagatttttgtcttttttttttttttgagaatttCCAGGAAGTGGAGGTGAATCTTATTATTACAGATTACTGTATGCCTGGCATGACAGGCTATGATTtgcttaagaaaataaaggtatgctttttggttgtttttttaCACCCTATTCTCTTGTCTCTTTCATCTGCTATCATtatattctcttttctttttctcaatctTTTCCACTAAGAATCATATCTATTATTGGAAAATATAGGTTCTTTGGAATTCTTTCCAACAATGAAAAAGAATTGTAATATCAAAGATGCCATCATTAATTGGTTGCTTAAGTGGATCCTATTTTTTTCCCCACTTGCTAGAGAATGTCAATGGAAAATCTCTTTGGAATATTTTGCCACCTAATACCCATCTAAACAAATCAGGCTCAAGATATCCAAAGATTTATTTTGTTCAACAAAGtgtccttcatttattcattaatGGAAACAAACcctttattctatttatttgtaaatatattttttcccATGGGAATACTCTGATTCAAGAAATTTATGgtattcatcttttttttttttctttcctttgatTTTGCAGGAATCATCATCTCTGAAAAACATACCAGTAGTGATAATGTCATCTGAGAATGTTCCTGCAAGGATCACCAGgtaaaataatcaaatcaaGTGATggcaaattttttcttttgccctTTTTGGGAAAGTTAAGGAATCTGGAACATGGGTTTTTGAGGTAATAACTAATTAGAAGGTGCTATAATTTTGATGACAGATGTTTAGAGGAAGGAGCAGAAGAATTTTTCTTGAAGCCGGTACAACTATCAGATTTAAATAGGCTTAGACCTCATATGatgaaaacaaaatcaaagaatgacaaacaagaaaaacagGAAAATCAACAAGTTTTAGAAGAATCAGAGGTCCAATCACAACTGCAATCATCACAAACACAACACTTACtctcaccaccaccaccaccacaacAACCATTAAACAACAATAACAAAAGGAAGTCTATGGAAGAAGGGCTTTCACCAGAAAGAACAAGACCCAGATACAATGATATTACCACTGTTGTATGATGATTAATCATGGAATTAAATTCACTgttattccttttcttttcattttttcttctcctttttaaCAATGTAATCCAGACAATTTTaacttttccttcttttccaCTTGTAGAATTTAGTGGTGGTTAATACAAGGCTCTATAGAAATATAGATCATGTATACATTTTACATGAATCTATTTCACTCCAATTCTGTTTTC
Coding sequences within:
- the LOC8279885 gene encoding two-component response regulator ARR8 — protein: MSVATESKFHVLAVDDSLIDRKLIEKLLKISSYQVTTVDSGSKALQFLGLHEDDRSSPEIPSVSPNSHQEVEVNLIITDYCMPGMTGYDLLKKIKESSSLKNIPVVIMSSENVPARITRCLEEGAEEFFLKPVQLSDLNRLRPHMMKTKSKNDKQEKQENQQVLEESEVQSQLQSSQTQHLLSPPPPPQQPLNNNNKRKSMEEGLSPERTRPRYNDITTVV